A section of the Methanococcus vannielii SB genome encodes:
- a CDS encoding 4Fe-4S dicluster domain-containing protein — translation MKKVMMVNDTCDNCGDCVKACSEIHEISGISIWEHNGRYLQVVCQHCTSSPCSEVCPVSAIESKDGVIYLDKETCIGCGLCAMACPFGAIYVTGKTAHKCDLCYNRENHACVKACSKRCLDVLNVDEIVMDKKLKNIENLAVVGSKSKPKKKGLLSLITASSRCNP, via the coding sequence ATGAAAAAAGTTATGATGGTTAACGATACTTGCGATAACTGTGGGGATTGCGTTAAGGCATGCTCTGAAATTCACGAAATAAGTGGCATTAGTATTTGGGAGCATAATGGTAGGTACCTACAGGTAGTTTGCCAGCACTGTACCTCTTCCCCCTGTAGCGAAGTATGCCCTGTTTCTGCAATTGAATCAAAAGATGGCGTAATTTATCTAGATAAAGAGACATGCATTGGATGCGGGCTCTGTGCAATGGCATGTCCGTTTGGTGCAATTTACGTTACTGGAAAAACTGCCCACAAGTGCGACTTATGTTACAATCGAGAAAATCATGCATGTGTTAAAGCATGCAGTAAAAGATGCCTTGACGTCTTAAATGTTGATGAAATTGTAATGGACAAAAAACTTAAAAATATTGAAAATTTAGCCGTAGTTGGGTCGAAATCAAAACCTAAAAAGAAAGGACTTCTCTCTTTAATTACTGCATCTTCACGATGCAACCCTTAA
- a CDS encoding FeGP cofactor biosynthesis guanylyltransferase HcgB family protein, with translation MVLEKLISNAYAESLKNMRFGDKSEELSEIQSIILNSKRIVVATNNEKKFKVVFDIISKVCNAEVLMLGISTNSADLTRMPALSKGLIAVDSTDADVVISRGRLGIPGSGSLLLIMDKKGRILTGAMSSSSLIHKNRIEDSINLELTIALERIGILVKK, from the coding sequence GTGGTTCTTGAAAAATTAATAAGTAACGCATATGCCGAATCTTTAAAAAATATGCGCTTTGGAGATAAATCTGAAGAATTGTCGGAAATTCAAAGTATTATCTTAAATTCTAAAAGAATTGTCGTTGCAACAAACAATGAAAAGAAATTTAAAGTAGTATTTGATATTATCTCGAAAGTTTGTAATGCAGAAGTATTAATGCTTGGTATTTCAACAAATTCTGCCGATTTAACCCGAATGCCTGCTTTAAGCAAAGGATTAATTGCAGTCGATTCAACGGATGCAGATGTTGTAATTTCTAGAGGAAGACTTGGAATTCCAGGTTCTGGATCCTTGCTTCTTATAATGGATAAAAAGGGAAGAATTCTAACTGGTGCTATGTCTTCGTCTTCATTAATCCATAAAAATAGAATTGAAGATAGTATTAACTTAGAATTAACCATTGCCCTTGAAAGAATAGGTATTTTGGTGAAAAAATGA
- the porA gene encoding pyruvate synthase subunit PorA, with the protein MCEIKVITGTSAAAEAAKLADVDVIAAYPITPQTTCVEKLAEFVSNGELDAEYIKVESEHSAMSACIGSSAAGARTFTATSSQGLALMHEVLFSAAGMRVPIVMMNANRALSSPINIWNDQQDSLAERDSGWIQIYAEDNQEVLDSVIQAFKIAENENVLLPVMVNLDGFILTHTVEPVTLPKQENVLEFIGTYEPKHAYLDPKKPITQGALGDPNYYMETKYAIEMAMKNAEKVIVDVHDEFKEKFKRGYGNGLIECYNLEKAETVIVAMGSICGTIKDVIDAKKKEGKEIGLLKIRCFRPLPIEMIKDALKNAKNIAVLDKSISLGMNKGIVYVDVVSSLKNKKTVNYIVGLGGRDITFEDILEIYTDVETSEDGKTIWLGLKE; encoded by the coding sequence ATGTGTGAAATTAAGGTTATTACGGGAACTTCGGCAGCTGCAGAAGCTGCAAAGCTTGCAGACGTAGATGTTATTGCAGCATATCCAATTACGCCTCAGACCACATGTGTTGAAAAACTCGCTGAATTTGTTTCAAACGGTGAATTGGATGCAGAATATATTAAAGTAGAAAGTGAACACTCTGCAATGAGTGCGTGTATTGGTTCAAGTGCGGCAGGTGCGAGAACATTTACTGCAACTTCGTCACAAGGTTTAGCACTAATGCACGAAGTTTTATTTTCAGCAGCAGGAATGAGGGTTCCAATAGTAATGATGAATGCAAACAGAGCATTGTCATCACCGATTAACATCTGGAACGATCAGCAGGATAGTTTAGCGGAAAGAGATTCTGGATGGATTCAAATTTATGCAGAAGATAATCAGGAAGTTTTAGATTCCGTTATTCAGGCGTTTAAAATTGCAGAAAATGAAAACGTTCTTTTACCGGTAATGGTAAATCTTGATGGGTTTATTCTAACTCATACGGTAGAGCCAGTAACTTTGCCAAAGCAGGAAAATGTGCTTGAATTTATCGGAACATATGAGCCAAAACATGCATATTTAGACCCAAAAAAACCGATAACTCAAGGAGCTTTAGGGGATCCTAATTATTATATGGAAACAAAGTATGCGATTGAAATGGCAATGAAAAACGCAGAAAAAGTTATAGTTGATGTTCATGATGAATTTAAGGAGAAATTTAAAAGAGGTTATGGAAACGGGCTTATTGAATGTTACAATTTGGAAAAAGCTGAAACTGTAATCGTTGCAATGGGCTCAATTTGTGGAACAATAAAAGATGTAATCGATGCAAAAAAGAAAGAAGGAAAAGAAATTGGGCTTCTAAAAATAAGATGTTTTAGGCCGCTACCTATTGAAATGATTAAAGATGCACTTAAAAATGCAAAAAACATTGCAGTTCTTGACAAGAGCATAAGCCTTGGAATGAATAAAGGTATAGTGTACGTTGATGTCGTATCTAGCTTGAAAAATAAGAAAACTGTAAACTATATTGTCGGCCTTGGTGGACGAGATATTACTTTTGAAGATATTTTGGAAATTTATACGGACGTTGAAACATCTGAAGATGGAAAAACAATTTGGTTAGGATTGAAGGAATAA
- a CDS encoding pyruvate ferredoxin oxidoreductase subunit gamma, with protein sequence MIEIRFHGRGGQGAVTAAQILAKAAFYDGKFCQAFPFFGVERRGAPVMAFTRIDDEKIRLRSQIYEPNYVVVQDPTLMDSVDVTSGLKKGGKILVNTLKNVKFEGFEVVTIDATGISLEVLGVPIVNTTLCGAFAGVTGEVTLESLKKAIIETFPGKLGPKNAEAAEKAYNIVKGL encoded by the coding sequence ATGATAGAGATTAGGTTCCACGGAAGGGGAGGGCAGGGGGCAGTAACTGCTGCTCAAATTTTAGCAAAAGCTGCTTTTTATGATGGTAAATTCTGTCAGGCTTTTCCATTCTTCGGTGTAGAGCGAAGAGGGGCGCCTGTAATGGCATTTACGAGAATTGACGATGAAAAAATCCGATTAAGAAGCCAGATTTATGAACCAAACTATGTAGTTGTTCAAGATCCAACGTTGATGGATTCTGTCGACGTTACAAGTGGACTTAAAAAAGGCGGAAAAATTTTAGTAAATACGCTAAAAAACGTAAAATTTGAGGGATTTGAAGTTGTAACAATAGACGCAACAGGAATTTCATTGGAAGTACTGGGTGTTCCAATAGTAAACACGACTCTTTGTGGTGCATTTGCAGGAGTTACTGGGGAAGTTACATTAGAATCGCTTAAAAAAGCAATTATTGAAACATTTCCTGGAAAATTGGGCCCTAAAAATGCAGAAGCTGCTGAAAAAGCATACAATATTGTAAAAGGTTTGTAA
- a CDS encoding SAM-dependent methyltransferase HcgC family protein, whose product MKYGITESVKTINSKIKIKDIVLDIVEKKANAIKYFLEGEEFKQAIIFGAYLSGSYIAHTLIKDCEEVIIVDIHPHLKDIIFDERIKFMDLNKLQLELRNKTTINPDLVVDLTGLGGISTDILSKLDPKVLIVEDPKGNYDKKITGIDNTSERISFGNKKGVLKTYRSSKVSKTSGTMTLVIDIITDACKTINEIDGVLYVIPNLKYFEGTIFHEKDVKKFLMELNTPAITVSSIDYVEYELDEALCKNISRVNSYVETI is encoded by the coding sequence ATGAAATATGGAATTACTGAAAGTGTGAAAACAATAAATTCGAAAATAAAAATAAAGGATATTGTTTTAGACATTGTTGAAAAAAAAGCAAACGCCATAAAATACTTTTTAGAAGGAGAAGAGTTTAAACAAGCTATTATATTTGGAGCATACCTTTCTGGAAGTTATATTGCACACACACTAATTAAAGACTGTGAAGAAGTTATTATTGTAGATATTCATCCACATTTAAAAGACATTATTTTTGATGAAAGAATAAAATTTATGGATTTAAACAAATTACAGCTGGAATTAAGGAATAAAACTACAATAAATCCAGATTTAGTTGTTGATTTGACGGGACTTGGAGGTATTTCTACTGACATATTATCAAAACTTGACCCAAAGGTTCTGATTGTTGAAGATCCAAAGGGAAATTATGATAAAAAAATAACAGGTATCGATAACACGAGTGAAAGGATATCTTTTGGAAATAAAAAAGGAGTATTAAAGACATATAGGTCTTCAAAAGTATCAAAAACATCTGGAACAATGACACTTGTAATCGATATTATAACGGATGCTTGTAAAACGATAAATGAAATAGATGGGGTTTTATATGTAATCCCAAATTTAAAGTATTTTGAAGGAACAATTTTTCATGAAAAGGATGTAAAAAAGTTTTTAATGGAATTGAATACTCCTGCAATTACTGTTAGTTCTATTGATTACGTGGAATATGAACTAGATGAAGCACTTTGTAAAAACATTTCAAGAGTTAACTCATATGTTGAAACAATTTAA
- the porB gene encoding pyruvate synthase subunit PorB yields the protein MAGMQFPRDELFAPGHRGCAGCGAAIVARLALKAAGKNTIAANATGCLEVMTTPYPETAWRVPWIHVGFENAAAVASGIEGAVAALKRKRQKYGSEKVNVIAFGGDGGTADIGFQALSGAMERGHDMVYIMYDNEAYMNTGAQRSGSTPFMASTTTSPAGSHIRGENRPKKDMPMIMAAHGIPYIATASISYPEDFMNKVKKACEIDGPAFIQIMQPCTTGWGYPAENTIEIGRLAVETGLWPLFEIENGEFKLNYRPLKRKSIDEYLKMQKRYRHLTPADISKIQEAIDLKCQEYGL from the coding sequence ATGGCTGGAATGCAATTTCCTAGAGATGAATTATTTGCTCCAGGACACAGGGGCTGTGCAGGATGCGGTGCAGCAATCGTTGCTAGACTCGCATTAAAAGCTGCCGGAAAAAATACTATTGCGGCTAACGCTACAGGCTGTCTTGAGGTTATGACAACTCCGTACCCTGAAACCGCATGGAGAGTTCCTTGGATTCACGTAGGTTTTGAAAATGCCGCAGCGGTTGCAAGTGGCATTGAAGGTGCAGTAGCTGCATTAAAAAGAAAAAGGCAGAAATATGGCTCTGAAAAAGTAAACGTCATTGCATTTGGTGGTGATGGAGGTACTGCAGACATTGGATTTCAGGCTTTAAGTGGTGCAATGGAACGGGGCCACGATATGGTATATATAATGTACGATAACGAGGCTTACATGAATACAGGAGCTCAAAGGAGTGGGTCAACACCATTCATGGCTTCAACAACTACTTCTCCTGCAGGAAGCCATATTCGTGGAGAAAACCGGCCTAAAAAAGACATGCCAATGATAATGGCTGCACACGGAATTCCCTACATTGCAACAGCATCTATAAGCTATCCTGAGGATTTCATGAACAAGGTTAAAAAAGCTTGTGAAATTGATGGCCCAGCATTTATTCAAATAATGCAACCTTGTACAACTGGTTGGGGATATCCTGCTGAAAATACAATTGAAATTGGGAGACTTGCAGTAGAAACTGGTCTTTGGCCACTTTTTGAAATTGAAAACGGCGAATTTAAGTTAAATTATAGGCCATTAAAAAGAAAATCTATTGATGAATACCTGAAAATGCAGAAAAGATACCGGCACCTGACTCCTGCAGACATTTCCAAAATACAAGAAGCAATTGATTTGAAATGTCAGGAATACGGTCTTTAA
- a CDS encoding 4Fe-4S dicluster domain-containing protein gives MKVIPNIGLCVSCGKCERICPLNAIHVFDGIPLRCMHCEDAPCIFACPKDAITKIDDKVVLNPEKCIGCALCIEACPVGAIDMNRCSNTVVKCDGCINLGSELCVDTCPTKALDYYENTLEAKRSELISKLKKISPRKKK, from the coding sequence ATGAAAGTAATACCAAATATCGGGCTTTGTGTAAGCTGTGGAAAATGCGAAAGAATATGCCCTTTAAATGCAATCCATGTTTTTGATGGAATCCCTTTAAGGTGTATGCACTGTGAAGATGCCCCATGTATTTTTGCATGCCCAAAAGATGCGATAACAAAAATCGATGATAAAGTGGTGTTAAACCCTGAAAAATGTATAGGCTGTGCATTATGTATTGAAGCGTGCCCTGTCGGTGCAATTGATATGAATCGATGTTCAAATACTGTAGTAAAGTGTGACGGTTGCATAAATTTAGGTTCTGAACTTTGTGTGGACACTTGTCCTACAAAAGCACTTGATTATTATGAAAATACTCTTGAAGCAAAGAGATCAGAATTAATTTCAAAACTTAAGAAAATAAGTCCAAGAAAAAAGAAGTAA
- a CDS encoding TIGR01212 family radical SAM protein (This family includes YhcC from E. coli K-12, an uncharacterized radical SAM protein.) yields the protein MNLVGQIYRTNNGSIDKNIVDKIYTDGFNIAQYGLYMKRERDYKTFKVAVDAGFSCPNKDGTTDTRGCIFCPKMGRSISVEYCNIKYSLKEQIECQIQQNREKGISKFYVYFYPGTNTHGPLNHLKKLWDYALSFEDVIGLSIGTRPDCLENEKLDILEHYVKQGYEIWIDLGIQTMHDETLDFLNRKHTSKDVERVLTECKKRGILVCGHIILGLPNENWKMMMKTAKVLSDLKIDALKIYPLVVIENTELELLYWKGEYKSLDEKQYIYLVTDFLEHLSKYVIIQRVSKDKVPNEIKISPEWSLKRLRILNEVSKELSRRNSKQGFKYIEKF from the coding sequence ATGAATTTGGTCGGTCAGATTTACAGAACTAATAATGGTTCAATAGATAAAAATATTGTAGATAAAATTTACACGGATGGATTTAATATCGCCCAGTACGGCCTTTACATGAAAAGAGAGCGAGACTATAAAACGTTTAAAGTGGCAGTTGATGCGGGATTTTCATGCCCTAATAAGGATGGAACGACAGATACAAGGGGATGCATATTTTGCCCTAAAATGGGCCGATCAATAAGTGTAGAATACTGCAATATTAAATATTCTTTAAAAGAACAAATAGAATGCCAGATTCAACAAAATAGGGAAAAAGGGATAAGTAAATTTTACGTTTATTTTTATCCTGGAACAAACACTCACGGGCCTTTAAACCACCTAAAGAAGTTATGGGATTATGCACTTTCTTTTGAAGATGTAATAGGACTTTCAATTGGTACAAGGCCAGACTGTCTTGAAAATGAAAAACTCGATATTTTGGAACATTATGTGAAGCAAGGATATGAAATATGGATAGATTTAGGAATTCAAACGATGCACGATGAAACGCTTGATTTTTTAAACCGAAAACATACGTCAAAAGATGTAGAACGAGTTTTAACGGAATGCAAAAAAAGAGGAATACTTGTATGTGGGCATATAATTTTGGGCCTTCCAAATGAAAATTGGAAAATGATGATGAAAACTGCGAAGGTGTTATCCGACTTAAAAATAGACGCACTTAAAATTTACCCCCTTGTAGTCATAGAAAACACCGAATTAGAGTTATTATACTGGAAAGGAGAATATAAGTCTTTAGATGAAAAACAGTACATCTATTTAGTAACTGACTTTTTAGAACATCTTTCAAAGTACGTAATTATTCAAAGAGTTTCAAAGGATAAAGTTCCAAATGAAATAAAAATTTCACCGGAATGGTCGTTAAAGCGTCTTAGAATTTTAAACGAAGTTTCAAAGGAACTAAGTAGGAGAAATTCAAAACAGGGTTTTAAATATATTGAAAAATTTTAA
- a CDS encoding YfcE family phosphodiesterase: MIIGILSDTHIPKRADSLPKEIFEYFFDVDLIIHCGDLTSKKVLEDLKKISKIIAVSGNMDNTDFPTEYELLIDNFRIGIIHGNQIHPRGDSLKMKYLCLENNWDILISGHTHIPMIEEIDISENKKILLLNPGSPTVPRYPLKTVMKLKIENKKVDVTLIPIK, from the coding sequence ATGATTATCGGTATTTTATCAGATACACATATTCCTAAAAGGGCAGATTCACTTCCAAAAGAAATTTTCGAATATTTTTTTGATGTTGACTTAATTATCCACTGCGGAGATTTAACTTCCAAAAAAGTTCTAGAAGACTTAAAAAAAATCAGTAAAATTATTGCTGTTTCTGGAAACATGGATAATACCGATTTTCCAACTGAATACGAACTTTTAATCGATAATTTTAGAATTGGAATAATCCATGGAAATCAAATTCATCCTAGGGGAGATTCACTAAAAATGAAATATTTATGCCTTGAAAATAATTGGGACATTTTAATATCTGGACATACCCATATTCCAATGATAGAAGAGATTGATATTTCAGAAAATAAAAAAATATTGCTTTTAAACCCAGGTAGCCCCACAGTTCCAAGATACCCATTAAAGACGGTTATGAAGCTTAAGATTGAAAACAAAAAAGTTGATGTTACATTAATTCCAATTAAATAA
- a CDS encoding DUF366 family protein has protein sequence MKKIDFDTISVVVLEEVKTYTGEEIEPFWAFKMFDIQKDSIIGFNGPMNVKIENMKDLKDIKEEQDIKTPIMSSDALNFIVEHFDNPDLKMIYLRQRILVSIAKDVIENYSGLKLKKSGDDLYFNEKKLSVCIACRGVSSGKIHLGINVKSDFVPTHVSAIGLNDIGLSNVLEIMEDIAVEYANEMSKIERDIRKTLPLF, from the coding sequence ATGAAAAAAATCGACTTTGATACGATTTCTGTAGTCGTTTTAGAAGAAGTTAAAACATATACTGGAGAAGAAATTGAACCATTTTGGGCATTTAAAATGTTTGACATCCAAAAAGATAGTATTATCGGATTTAATGGCCCAATGAACGTAAAAATAGAAAATATGAAAGATTTAAAAGATATAAAGGAAGAACAAGATATAAAAACCCCGATAATGTCGTCAGATGCCCTAAACTTTATAGTTGAACACTTTGATAATCCTGATTTAAAAATGATTTATTTAAGGCAGAGGATACTCGTATCAATTGCTAAAGACGTTATTGAAAATTATTCTGGATTAAAATTGAAAAAATCTGGAGATGACCTTTATTTTAACGAAAAAAAGTTGTCAGTATGTATTGCATGTAGGGGGGTAAGTTCTGGAAAAATACATCTTGGAATAAATGTAAAAAGTGATTTTGTCCCAACTCACGTTTCTGCAATCGGTTTAAATGATATTGGCTTAAGTAATGTATTAGAAATTATGGAAGATATTGCAGTTGAATACGCAAATGAAATGTCAAAAATTGAAAGGGACATTAGAAAAACGCTTCCTTTATTTTAA
- the porD gene encoding pyruvate synthase subunit PorD produces the protein MVNTGTIIYEPGSSANNKTGSWRVFKPILDKEKCVMCENCYIFCPEGCIQEKNGKFEIDYDYCKGCLICERECPVKAIKAEREEK, from the coding sequence ATGGTAAACACTGGAACTATTATTTATGAACCGGGAAGTTCGGCAAACAATAAAACCGGGAGCTGGAGAGTATTTAAACCCATTTTGGACAAAGAAAAATGTGTAATGTGTGAAAATTGCTATATTTTCTGTCCAGAAGGCTGTATCCAGGAGAAAAATGGAAAATTTGAAATCGATTATGACTACTGTAAGGGATGTCTTATCTGTGAAAGAGAATGTCCTGTAAAAGCAATAAAAGCTGAAAGGGAAGAAAAATAA
- the ftsZ gene encoding cell division protein FtsZ, translated as MRLVKEALAKNNDEMYNTQMAKDDFGNAKILVVGCGGAGNNTIHRLTEIGIEGAETIAINTDKQHLENISADKKILIGSTLTRGLGAGGYPEIGKKSAELAKNVLEDVIKSADLVFVSAGMGGGTGTGSAPVVAEIAKENSAVVIGVVTYPFKIERARLKKADEGLKRLTESCDTVIVIDNNRLVDFVPNLPMNEAFRIADEIIAQAVKGITETISLKSLINIDYADVKAVMTNGGVAMIGVGEVDFDSKGDRVDKVVKDTLQCPLLDIDYKGATGALIHITGGPDLTLGEANRIGEGITNSMDANANVIWGARLDPEMEGAIRVMAIITGVKSPNIIGGGKSPQKIIPKSANRTKGSLGIDYIV; from the coding sequence ATGAGACTTGTTAAAGAAGCACTGGCTAAAAATAATGACGAGATGTACAACACGCAAATGGCAAAAGATGATTTTGGAAACGCTAAAATTCTTGTTGTGGGTTGCGGTGGTGCGGGAAACAATACAATCCACCGTTTAACTGAAATTGGAATTGAAGGTGCGGAAACAATAGCAATTAATACTGATAAACAGCACCTTGAGAATATTAGTGCAGATAAAAAGATACTTATCGGCTCAACACTGACAAGAGGATTAGGTGCAGGAGGATATCCTGAAATCGGTAAAAAATCGGCAGAACTTGCCAAAAACGTTCTTGAAGATGTAATAAAAAGTGCTGACTTAGTTTTCGTTTCTGCAGGTATGGGTGGCGGAACAGGAACGGGTTCTGCACCGGTAGTAGCAGAAATTGCAAAGGAGAATAGTGCAGTTGTTATTGGCGTTGTAACTTATCCATTCAAAATTGAACGTGCAAGACTTAAAAAAGCTGATGAAGGATTAAAGAGACTTACGGAAAGTTGTGATACTGTTATTGTAATTGATAATAATAGACTAGTTGATTTTGTTCCAAATCTCCCAATGAATGAAGCATTTAGAATTGCTGATGAAATTATCGCACAAGCTGTAAAAGGAATTACTGAAACAATTTCTTTAAAAAGTTTAATTAATATTGACTATGCAGACGTTAAAGCCGTGATGACTAATGGCGGTGTTGCAATGATTGGTGTCGGTGAAGTTGATTTTGATTCAAAAGGTGACAGGGTAGACAAAGTTGTAAAAGATACGTTGCAGTGTCCTCTTTTAGATATTGATTACAAGGGGGCAACAGGTGCATTAATTCACATTACGGGTGGCCCCGATTTAACCCTTGGTGAAGCAAATAGGATTGGTGAAGGGATTACAAATAGCATGGATGCAAATGCAAACGTGATATGGGGTGCAAGACTCGACCCTGAAATGGAAGGGGCAATTCGAGTAATGGCAATAATTACGGGAGTTAAATCTCCAAACATAATTGGTGGTGGAAAATCCCCTCAAAAAATAATTCCAAAGTCAGCTAATCGGACAAAAGGATCATTGGGAATAGATTATATTGTATAA
- a CDS encoding transcriptional regulator, with product MRAHERLLLSVGSDKFTDEFKKILLELDIPLKEFSEISDIPYSTLYKVINEKDFRISTLKKIVNTIKTLEKGDDLEDKIAVIAARPSLNKISTKKIDINGKNYLLKEYPANTLEECIVSAIHAEREGVKAIVCAPIVSTSIEKVVRVPVAVIIAEKNSFLEALEIVVSKI from the coding sequence ATGCGGGCTCATGAACGACTTTTACTTAGTGTTGGTTCTGACAAATTTACAGACGAGTTTAAAAAGATATTGCTTGAATTAGATATTCCATTAAAAGAATTTTCCGAAATTTCTGATATTCCTTATAGTACATTATATAAGGTTATAAATGAAAAAGATTTTAGAATATCAACTCTTAAAAAAATAGTAAATACAATTAAAACCCTTGAAAAGGGTGATGATTTAGAAGATAAAATAGCAGTAATTGCAGCAAGACCGTCTTTAAACAAAATAAGTACTAAAAAAATAGATATAAATGGTAAAAATTATCTTTTAAAAGAATATCCTGCAAATACGCTTGAAGAATGTATTGTTTCTGCAATTCATGCTGAACGAGAAGGCGTAAAAGCTATAGTTTGTGCACCAATCGTAAGTACAAGTATTGAAAAGGTAGTGAGAGTTCCAGTTGCAGTAATCATTGCAGAAAAAAATTCGTTTTTAGAGGCCCTTGAAATTGTTGTTTCAAAAATTTAA
- the pheS gene encoding phenylalanine--tRNA ligase subunit alpha, protein MELHNDEKRLLKAFKDSAKNIIDSEGLLEYIEKEKIMRAAFWLTGRDFLNIIEKKSKFLELTELGKNAIESGFPERKVSNYLKTNKLDSFPIKDLSKVLEKDEAGAALGNLKKKELVTIEKGNIFFKSLEYKDLEEELLKKVSLYPNLEEYSKEEILTIETLKKRGFLKLNEVTEREFEITVKGLEYIKNPIEIKEEVTQITRDLIVSGKWKEVSIRPYDAKIPTEEIYPAKAHPMSKIIEEVTEVLTSMGFSEVKSQIVQTEFWNFDTLFEPQDHPARDMQDTFFVKYPDTGIVPHELLKKVKSIHECGKIENEKISKGWCYKFDEEVSKRTVLRTHTTVSSIKYLSSLSNEEKENFHKVFCIDRVFRNETIDYKHLPEFYQCEGIIMAEDVSFNNLVGILKEFLSKLGFEKVRIRPAYFPFTEPSLEAEVYMEGKGWLELLGAGIFRPEVLEPFGIKKPVLAWGIGLSRLAMLRLGLTDIRELHKNDIEWLKKTVVIEK, encoded by the coding sequence ATGGAACTTCATAACGATGAAAAAAGATTATTAAAAGCATTTAAGGATTCAGCCAAGAATATAATTGACTCAGAAGGCCTTTTAGAATATATTGAGAAAGAAAAAATTATGAGGGCAGCCTTTTGGCTTACTGGACGAGATTTTTTAAATATTATCGAAAAAAAATCAAAATTTTTGGAATTAACTGAACTTGGAAAAAATGCGATAGAATCAGGATTTCCCGAAAGAAAGGTTTCAAATTACCTTAAAACCAATAAGTTGGATTCATTCCCAATAAAAGACCTTTCAAAAGTTTTAGAAAAAGATGAAGCCGGTGCAGCTTTAGGAAATCTAAAGAAAAAAGAATTGGTTACTATTGAAAAAGGGAATATTTTCTTTAAAAGTTTAGAATATAAGGATTTAGAAGAAGAACTATTAAAAAAAGTTTCTTTGTATCCTAATTTAGAAGAATACTCAAAAGAAGAAATTCTAACGATTGAAACGCTTAAAAAAAGAGGTTTTTTAAAATTAAATGAAGTTACCGAACGTGAATTTGAAATTACCGTAAAAGGACTTGAATACATTAAAAATCCAATAGAAATAAAGGAAGAGGTAACTCAAATTACAAGGGACCTTATAGTCAGTGGAAAATGGAAAGAAGTATCAATTAGGCCGTATGATGCAAAAATACCCACTGAAGAGATTTATCCTGCAAAAGCACATCCTATGTCAAAAATAATCGAAGAAGTAACCGAAGTACTTACTTCAATGGGATTTAGTGAAGTAAAAAGTCAGATTGTGCAGACTGAATTTTGGAATTTTGATACTCTTTTTGAGCCCCAAGACCATCCTGCAAGGGATATGCAAGATACATTTTTCGTAAAATATCCTGATACAGGCATCGTTCCACATGAACTCCTCAAAAAAGTAAAAAGCATTCATGAGTGTGGAAAAATCGAAAACGAAAAAATTTCAAAGGGCTGGTGCTATAAATTTGATGAAGAAGTTTCAAAAAGAACTGTTTTAAGGACACATACTACAGTATCCTCGATAAAATACTTATCATCACTTTCTAATGAAGAAAAAGAAAATTTTCATAAGGTATTTTGTATCGATAGGGTTTTTAGGAATGAAACAATTGATTATAAACATCTTCCTGAGTTTTACCAGTGTGAAGGAATCATAATGGCTGAGGACGTATCTTTTAATAACCTCGTAGGTATTTTAAAAGAGTTCTTAAGTAAATTAGGCTTTGAAAAAGTAAGAATTAGGCCTGCATATTTCCCATTTACCGAACCATCACTTGAAGCTGAAGTTTACATGGAAGGAAAAGGTTGGCTTGAACTTTTAGGGGCCGGAATATTTAGGCCTGAAGTATTAGAGCCATTTGGAATTAAAAAACCAGTTCTTGCGTGGGGAATTGGTTTAAGCAGGCTTGCAATGTTGAGACTTGGGCTCACGGACATTAGGGAGCTACATAAAAATGACATAGAATGGCTTAAAAAAACAGTTGTAATTGAAAAATAA